A genome region from Drosophila simulans strain w501 chromosome 2R, Prin_Dsim_3.1, whole genome shotgun sequence includes the following:
- the LOC6734580 gene encoding protein charlatan isoform X5: protein MATLIPVNGGHPAASGQSSNVEATYEDMFKEITRKLYGEETGNGLHTLGTPVAQVATSGPTAVPEGEQRSFTNLQQLDRSAAPSIEYESSAAGASGNNVATTQANVIQQQQQQQQQAESGNSVVVTASSGATVVPAPSVAAVGGFKSEDHLSTAFGLAALMQNGFAAGQAGLLKAGEQQQRWAQDGSGLVAAAAAEPQLVQWTSGGKLQSYAHVNQQQQQQQQPHQSTPKSKKHRQEHAAELIYASPSTSANAAQNLAQSTPTSAPSNSSGGSTSSSGGGGGRKKAAQAAAAAAAANGVHIQKRYACTHCPYSTDRRDLYTRHENIHKDEKPFQCYACLKQFNRADHVKKHFLRMHRELQYDINKTRRHVSAGSGSSGSGSSGSGSHHSGGRGNVTINSAGVNIDNAFLEAQRHPTSSSMSIVETIEAVASATDMPLAQLKQEKMDDGAGVVLPLHVGVMQQPVASSSSGSSGSHGGNGNGGSGSGLLKPKREKRFTCCYCPWSGADKWGLKRHLNTHTKPFVCLLCDYKAARSERLATHVLKVHNKRACSKCSYLADTQEEYQAHMSDVHLLKMDAISRNTASVAQDFHKAGGVHELKIPANHQLLFNNKLPSQWTTREAAALLYSLSNMGGGSGGSVSGSQRQKFGMRARQHSTGEDDENTPSSASSSSFSGDEFNMSATSPLKLSRHAIKLEKMDEMDAKDMGPTKAMMATAFLEAANYEQTAIELLASKRKIKVENDNDEDQENQQHQPHQQHHSQQQQRLQLIKSSPAYKLNNNNNNNSNNNNYYKDKSSHRNAVHHHRQDDKENNKTKSPGASAVSVAAAAATSPPSISGHSNQTPFLTQMEYQNLNRIGTQFQNYVKDIINKYYAAETPLMLAAAAAALPTATTTGQQQQPELDIENLSPSKRRRLLSETEEYIEYLRNKEDITLTIAPKVQPPAPVTSLLKRQLDLSTPRRSPKKAAPAHSNSASNASRKSLNQLATLLPLLADAASQQEYLAAPLDFSKKSSSRKQAQPKKIRLTPEAVVTLLRDKYLNRMVRQRLGCLKCNQSRKNSSISFNYHTLGSLALHKYWRHGSSSTRREKLQAALQKRISRGQADKC from the exons ATGGCCACACTAATACCAGTGAACGGCGGCCATCCAGCAGCGAGCGGACAATCCTCCAATGTGGAGGCGACATATGAAGATATGTTCAAGGAAATCACACGCAAATTGTACGGCGAGGAGACCGGAAACGGTTTGCATACGCTCGGCACGCCGGTGGCGCAAGTGGCCACCAGCGGGCCAACAGCGGTGCCCGAGGGCGAGCAGCGCTCCTTTACAAATCTG CAACAACTCGATCGCTCGGCAGCGCCCAGCATTGAATACGAGTCCAGTGCGGCAGGCGCCTCTGGCAACAACGTGGCCACCACCCAGGCCAATGTaatccagcaacaacaacagcagcaacagcaagcgGAGTCGGGCAACTCCGTGGTGGTGACGGCCAGCAGTGGGGCGACTGTGGTGCCGGCACCCAGTGTAGCGGCCGTTGGTGGCTTCAAGTCCGAGGATCATCTGAGCACTGCCTTCGGGCTGGCAGCCCTGATGCAGAACGGCTTCGCAGCCGGCCAGGCGGGTCTGCTGAAAGCCGGCGAGCAGCAACAGCGCTGGGCTCAGGACGGATCTGGTCTGGTGGCGGCCGCAGCGGCGGAACCACAACTCGTACAATGGACCTCCGGCGGAAAGCTCCAGAGCTACGCTCATgtcaaccagcagcagcagcagcaacaacagccgcaTCAGAGCACACCCAAGTCCAA AAAACACCGTCAGGAGCATGCGGCTGAATTGATCTACGCAAGCCCCTCCACATCGGCCAATGCGGCCCAAAATCTGGCCCAATCCACACCCACCTCAGcgcccagcaacagcagtggcGGCAGCACCAGCTCctccggcggaggaggcggccgGAAGAAGGCCGCTCAAGCGGCTgcagccgccgctgccgcgAATGGAGTGCACATCCAGAAGCGTTACGCCTGTACGCACTGTCCATACTCGACGGACCGGCGGGATCTGTACACCCGGCATGAGAACATCCATAAGGACGAGAAGCCCTTCCAGTGCTATGCCTGCCTCAAGCAGTTCAACCGAGCCGATCATGTCAAGAAGCACTTCCTGCGCATGCACCGTGAGCTGCAGTACGACATTAACAAGACCCGGCGACATGTCTCCGCGGGCAGTGGCTCCTCGGGCAGCGGGTCCTCTGGAAGCGGTTCTCATCACTCCGGCGGCCGTGGAAATGTGACCATTAACTCGGCGGGCGTTAACATAGACAATGCCTTCTTGGAGGCCCAACGACATCCCACCTCGAGCAGTATGAGCATTGTGGAGACCATCGAGGCAGTGGCCTCGGCAACTGACATGCCGCTGGCCCAGCTTAAGCAGGAGAAAATGGACGATGGCGCCGGTGTGGTATTGCCCCTTCACGTGGGTGTTATGCAGCAGCCGGTGGCCAGCTCGAGTTCCGGCAGCAGTGGCAGTCATGGCGGCAATGGAAACGGTGGCAGCGGCTCCGGCCTGCTGAAACCAAAGCGCGAGAAGCGCTTCACCTGCTGCTACTGCCCGTGGTCTGGAGCGGACAAGTGGGGTCTCAAGCGGCACCTCAATACGCATACAAAGCCCTTCGTTTGCCTGCTCTGCGATTACAAGGCGGCGCGTTCCGAGCGCCTGGCCACCCATGTGCTGAAGGTGCACAACAAGCGGGCCTGCAGCAAGTGCTCTTACTTGGCGGACACGCAGGAGGAGTACCAGGCTCACATGAGCGATGTGCA TCTGCTAAAAATGGACGCCATTAGTCGCAACACCGCTTCGGTCGCTCAGGATTTTCATAAGGCGGGAGGCGTGCACGAGTTGAAAATACCAGCCAATCATCAACTCCTGTTTAACAATAAACTGCCTTCGCAATGGACGACACGAGAGGCTGCTGCACTGCTGTACAGCCTGAGCAACATGGGTGGCGGATCCGGCGGCTCCGTTTCCGGTTCCCAGCGCCAAAAGTTTGGCATGCGAGCGCGACAACATTCCACCGGCGAGGATGACGAGAATACACCATCGTCTGCATCTTCGTCGAGCTTCTCTGGCGATGAGTTCAATATGAGCGCCACATCGCCACTAAAGCTGTCGCGTCATGCCATCAAGCTGGAGAAGATGGATGAAATGGACGCCAAGGATATGGGACCCACCAAGGCGATGATGGCAACGGCATTTCTAGAGGCGGCCAACTACGAGCAGACGGCCATCGAGCTGCTGGCCAGCAAACGGAAGATCAAGGTCGAGAACGACAACGACGAGGACCAAGAGaatcagcagcatcagccccatcagcaacatcacagccagcagcagcagcgattgCAGCTTATTAAATCGTCTCCCGCGTACAAattgaacaacaacaataacaacaatagcaacaacaacaactactacAAGGACAAGTCATCGCACAGAAATGCCGTTCACCATCATCGCCAGGATGACAAGGAGAACAACAAGACCAAGTCACCAGGCGCATCAGCAGTAAGTGTTGCAgctgcggcagcaacatcgccgCCGAGCATCAGCGGCCACAGCAACCAGACTCCGTTTCTCACCCAAATGGAGTACCAGAATCTCAACCGCATTGGCACCCAGTTCCAGAACTACGTCAAGGACATTATCAACAAGTACTATGCGGCAGAGACGCCACTGATGCtggccgctgcagcagcagctttgCCCACGGCCACGACTACAggtcagcagcaacagccagaGCTGGACATTGAGAACCTGTCGCCGAGCAAGCGTCGTCGTCTGCTCAGCGAAACGGAGGAGTACATCGAGTATCTGCGGAACAAGGAGGACATAACCCTGACCATTGCTCCAAAGGTTCAGCCACCAGCGCCGGTGACATCTCTGCTTAAACGGCAATTGGATCTCAGCACACCTCGTCGGAGTCCCAAGAAGGCGGCTCCGGCCCATAGCAACAGTGCCTCGAATGCCTCCCGCAAGTCCCTCAACCAGTTGGCCACTCTGTTGCCACTGCTTGCGGATGCGGCCAGTCAGCAAGAGTATCTCGCTGCACCGCTGGACTTTAGCAAGAAGTCCAGCTCGCGCAAGCAAGCGCAGCCAAAGAAGATCCGCTTGACGCCCGAGGCGGTGGTCACCTTACTGAGGGACAAGTACCTCAATCGCATGGTGCGTCAGCGTTTGGGCTGCCTCAAGTGCAACCAGTCGCGTAAGAACAGCTCCATCAGCTTCAACTACCACACGCTGGGATCGCTGGCTCTGCACAAGTATTGGCGACATGGATCCTCATCAACTAGGAGAGAGAAGCTGCAGGCAGCTCTGCAGAAGAGGATTAGCCGAGGACAGGCGGACAAATGCTAA
- the LOC6734580 gene encoding protein charlatan isoform X1, translating to MATLIPVNGGHPAASGQSSNVEATYEDMFKEITRKLYGEETGNGLHTLGTPVAQVATSGPTAVPEGEQRSFTNLQQLDRSAAPSIEYESSAAGASGNNVATTQANVIQQQQQQQQQAESGNSVVVTASSGATVVPAPSVAAVGGFKSEDHLSTAFGLAALMQNGFAAGQAGLLKAGEQQQRWAQDGSGLVAAAAAEPQLVQWTSGGKLQSYAHVNQQQQQQQQPHQSTPKSKKHRQEHAAELIYASPSTSANAAQNLAQSTPTSAPSNSSGGSTSSSGGGGGRKKAAQAAAAAAAANGVHIQKRYACTHCPYSTDRRDLYTRHENIHKDEKPFQCYACLKQFNRADHVKKHFLRMHRELQYDINKTRRHVSAGSGSSGSGSSGSGSHHSGGRGNVTINSAGVNIDNAFLEAQRHPTSSSMSIVETIEAVASATDMPLAQLKQEKMDDGAGVVLPLHVGVMQQPVASSSSGSSGSHGGNGNGGSGSGLLKPKREKRFTCCYCPWSGADKWGLKRHLNTHTKPFVCLLCDYKAARSERLATHVLKVHNKRACSKCSYLADTQEEYQAHMSDVHPHDNRPARSGNGNQSGGSSSGNSNGNGGGNGNNNANAGGHSQNLNVLRTIGNSLVANNQLNTYAGNAFGSSSGNVGNANGGGGAVTIYTTTTNEGVAGGGGGGGGGISGNISGGGPLQEIIVNPSSMVGWRLSANGSLIPPHDLLTGGLPNAATQKRGSERLFQYLEAEGSDPEDYARLLKMDAISRNTASVAQDFHKAGGVHELKIPANHQLLFNNKLPSQWTTREAAALLYSLSNMGGGSGGSVSGSQRQKFGMRARQHSTGEDDENTPSSASSSSFSGDEFNMSATSPLKLSRHAIKLEKMDEMDAKDMGPTKAMMATAFLEAANYEQTAIELLASKRKIKVENDNDEDQENQQHQPHQQHHSQQQQRLQLIKSSPAYKLNNNNNNNSNNNNYYKDKSSHRNAVHHHRQDDKENNKTKSPGASAVSVAAAAATSPPSISGHSNQTPFLTQMEYQNLNRIGTQFQNYVKDIINKYYAAETPLMLAAAAAALPTATTTGQQQQPELDIENLSPSKRRRLLSETEEYIEYLRNKEDITLTIAPKVQPPAPVTSLLKRQLDLSTPRRSPKKAAPAHSNSASNASRKSLNQLATLLPLLADAASQQEYLAAPLDFSKKSSSRKQAQPKKIRLTPEAVVTLLRDKYLNRMVRQRLGCLKCNQSRKNSSISFNYHTLGSLALHKYWRHGSSSTRREKLQAALQKRISRGQADKC from the exons ATGGCCACACTAATACCAGTGAACGGCGGCCATCCAGCAGCGAGCGGACAATCCTCCAATGTGGAGGCGACATATGAAGATATGTTCAAGGAAATCACACGCAAATTGTACGGCGAGGAGACCGGAAACGGTTTGCATACGCTCGGCACGCCGGTGGCGCAAGTGGCCACCAGCGGGCCAACAGCGGTGCCCGAGGGCGAGCAGCGCTCCTTTACAAATCTG CAACAACTCGATCGCTCGGCAGCGCCCAGCATTGAATACGAGTCCAGTGCGGCAGGCGCCTCTGGCAACAACGTGGCCACCACCCAGGCCAATGTaatccagcaacaacaacagcagcaacagcaagcgGAGTCGGGCAACTCCGTGGTGGTGACGGCCAGCAGTGGGGCGACTGTGGTGCCGGCACCCAGTGTAGCGGCCGTTGGTGGCTTCAAGTCCGAGGATCATCTGAGCACTGCCTTCGGGCTGGCAGCCCTGATGCAGAACGGCTTCGCAGCCGGCCAGGCGGGTCTGCTGAAAGCCGGCGAGCAGCAACAGCGCTGGGCTCAGGACGGATCTGGTCTGGTGGCGGCCGCAGCGGCGGAACCACAACTCGTACAATGGACCTCCGGCGGAAAGCTCCAGAGCTACGCTCATgtcaaccagcagcagcagcagcaacaacagccgcaTCAGAGCACACCCAAGTCCAA AAAACACCGTCAGGAGCATGCGGCTGAATTGATCTACGCAAGCCCCTCCACATCGGCCAATGCGGCCCAAAATCTGGCCCAATCCACACCCACCTCAGcgcccagcaacagcagtggcGGCAGCACCAGCTCctccggcggaggaggcggccgGAAGAAGGCCGCTCAAGCGGCTgcagccgccgctgccgcgAATGGAGTGCACATCCAGAAGCGTTACGCCTGTACGCACTGTCCATACTCGACGGACCGGCGGGATCTGTACACCCGGCATGAGAACATCCATAAGGACGAGAAGCCCTTCCAGTGCTATGCCTGCCTCAAGCAGTTCAACCGAGCCGATCATGTCAAGAAGCACTTCCTGCGCATGCACCGTGAGCTGCAGTACGACATTAACAAGACCCGGCGACATGTCTCCGCGGGCAGTGGCTCCTCGGGCAGCGGGTCCTCTGGAAGCGGTTCTCATCACTCCGGCGGCCGTGGAAATGTGACCATTAACTCGGCGGGCGTTAACATAGACAATGCCTTCTTGGAGGCCCAACGACATCCCACCTCGAGCAGTATGAGCATTGTGGAGACCATCGAGGCAGTGGCCTCGGCAACTGACATGCCGCTGGCCCAGCTTAAGCAGGAGAAAATGGACGATGGCGCCGGTGTGGTATTGCCCCTTCACGTGGGTGTTATGCAGCAGCCGGTGGCCAGCTCGAGTTCCGGCAGCAGTGGCAGTCATGGCGGCAATGGAAACGGTGGCAGCGGCTCCGGCCTGCTGAAACCAAAGCGCGAGAAGCGCTTCACCTGCTGCTACTGCCCGTGGTCTGGAGCGGACAAGTGGGGTCTCAAGCGGCACCTCAATACGCATACAAAGCCCTTCGTTTGCCTGCTCTGCGATTACAAGGCGGCGCGTTCCGAGCGCCTGGCCACCCATGTGCTGAAGGTGCACAACAAGCGGGCCTGCAGCAAGTGCTCTTACTTGGCGGACACGCAGGAGGAGTACCAGGCTCACATGAGCGATGTGCA TCCGCACGATAATCGGCCGGCGCGCAGCGGCAACGGCAACcagagcggcggcagcagcagcggcaatagcaacggcaacggcggcggcaatggcaacaacaatgccaatgccGGGGGCCACAGCCAGAACCTCAATGTGCTGCGAACTATTGGCAACAGCCTGGTGGCCAACAACCAGCTGAACACCTATGCCGGCAATGCTTTTGG CTCGTCCAGTGGCAATGTGGGAAATGCGAATGGAGGCGGCGGCGCCGTAACCATctacaccaccaccaccaatgagggcgtggccggcggcggaggaggcggtggtggcggcatAAGCGGCAACATTTCCGGCGGCGGACCGCTCCAGGAGATCATCGTGAATCCCTCGTCGATGGTCGGCTGGCGGCTGAGCGCCAACGGATCGCTGATACCGCCGCACGATCTGCTAACCGGCGGATTGCCAAATGCAGCCACGCAAAAGCGCGGCTCGGAGCGATTGTTTCAGTACCTCGAGGCCGAGGGCAGCGATCCGGAGGACTATGCGCG TCTGCTAAAAATGGACGCCATTAGTCGCAACACCGCTTCGGTCGCTCAGGATTTTCATAAGGCGGGAGGCGTGCACGAGTTGAAAATACCAGCCAATCATCAACTCCTGTTTAACAATAAACTGCCTTCGCAATGGACGACACGAGAGGCTGCTGCACTGCTGTACAGCCTGAGCAACATGGGTGGCGGATCCGGCGGCTCCGTTTCCGGTTCCCAGCGCCAAAAGTTTGGCATGCGAGCGCGACAACATTCCACCGGCGAGGATGACGAGAATACACCATCGTCTGCATCTTCGTCGAGCTTCTCTGGCGATGAGTTCAATATGAGCGCCACATCGCCACTAAAGCTGTCGCGTCATGCCATCAAGCTGGAGAAGATGGATGAAATGGACGCCAAGGATATGGGACCCACCAAGGCGATGATGGCAACGGCATTTCTAGAGGCGGCCAACTACGAGCAGACGGCCATCGAGCTGCTGGCCAGCAAACGGAAGATCAAGGTCGAGAACGACAACGACGAGGACCAAGAGaatcagcagcatcagccccatcagcaacatcacagccagcagcagcagcgattgCAGCTTATTAAATCGTCTCCCGCGTACAAattgaacaacaacaataacaacaatagcaacaacaacaactactacAAGGACAAGTCATCGCACAGAAATGCCGTTCACCATCATCGCCAGGATGACAAGGAGAACAACAAGACCAAGTCACCAGGCGCATCAGCAGTAAGTGTTGCAgctgcggcagcaacatcgccgCCGAGCATCAGCGGCCACAGCAACCAGACTCCGTTTCTCACCCAAATGGAGTACCAGAATCTCAACCGCATTGGCACCCAGTTCCAGAACTACGTCAAGGACATTATCAACAAGTACTATGCGGCAGAGACGCCACTGATGCtggccgctgcagcagcagctttgCCCACGGCCACGACTACAggtcagcagcaacagccagaGCTGGACATTGAGAACCTGTCGCCGAGCAAGCGTCGTCGTCTGCTCAGCGAAACGGAGGAGTACATCGAGTATCTGCGGAACAAGGAGGACATAACCCTGACCATTGCTCCAAAGGTTCAGCCACCAGCGCCGGTGACATCTCTGCTTAAACGGCAATTGGATCTCAGCACACCTCGTCGGAGTCCCAAGAAGGCGGCTCCGGCCCATAGCAACAGTGCCTCGAATGCCTCCCGCAAGTCCCTCAACCAGTTGGCCACTCTGTTGCCACTGCTTGCGGATGCGGCCAGTCAGCAAGAGTATCTCGCTGCACCGCTGGACTTTAGCAAGAAGTCCAGCTCGCGCAAGCAAGCGCAGCCAAAGAAGATCCGCTTGACGCCCGAGGCGGTGGTCACCTTACTGAGGGACAAGTACCTCAATCGCATGGTGCGTCAGCGTTTGGGCTGCCTCAAGTGCAACCAGTCGCGTAAGAACAGCTCCATCAGCTTCAACTACCACACGCTGGGATCGCTGGCTCTGCACAAGTATTGGCGACATGGATCCTCATCAACTAGGAGAGAGAAGCTGCAGGCAGCTCTGCAGAAGAGGATTAGCCGAGGACAGGCGGACAAATGCTAA
- the LOC6734580 gene encoding protein charlatan isoform X6 yields the protein MATLIPVNGGHPAASGQSSNVEATYEDMFKEITRKLYGEETGNGLHTLGTPVAQVATSGPTAVPEGEQRSFTNLQQLDRSAAPSIEYESSAAGASGNNVATTQANVIQQQQQQQQQAESGNSVVVTASSGATVVPAPSVAAVGGFKSEDHLSTAFGLAALMQNGFAAGQAGLLKAGEQQQRWAQDGSGLVAAAAAEPQLVQWTSGGKLQSYAHVNQQQQQQQQPHQSTPKSKKHRQEHAAELIYASPSTSANAAQNLAQSTPTSAPSNSSGGSTSSSGGGGGRKKAAQAAAAAAAANGVHIQKRYACTHCPYSTDRRDLYTRHENIHKDEKPFQCYACLKQFNRADHVKKHFLRMHRELQYDINKTRRHVSAGSGSSGSGSSGSGSHHSGGRGNVTINSAGVNIDNAFLEAQRHPTSSSMSIVETIEAVASATDMPLAQLKQEKMDDGAGVVLPLHVGVMQQPVASSSSGSSGSHGGNGNGGSGSGLLKPKREKRFTCCYCPWSGADKWGLKRHLNTHTKPFVCLLCDYKAARSERLATHVLKVHNKRACSKCSYLADTQEEYQAHMSDVHF from the exons ATGGCCACACTAATACCAGTGAACGGCGGCCATCCAGCAGCGAGCGGACAATCCTCCAATGTGGAGGCGACATATGAAGATATGTTCAAGGAAATCACACGCAAATTGTACGGCGAGGAGACCGGAAACGGTTTGCATACGCTCGGCACGCCGGTGGCGCAAGTGGCCACCAGCGGGCCAACAGCGGTGCCCGAGGGCGAGCAGCGCTCCTTTACAAATCTG CAACAACTCGATCGCTCGGCAGCGCCCAGCATTGAATACGAGTCCAGTGCGGCAGGCGCCTCTGGCAACAACGTGGCCACCACCCAGGCCAATGTaatccagcaacaacaacagcagcaacagcaagcgGAGTCGGGCAACTCCGTGGTGGTGACGGCCAGCAGTGGGGCGACTGTGGTGCCGGCACCCAGTGTAGCGGCCGTTGGTGGCTTCAAGTCCGAGGATCATCTGAGCACTGCCTTCGGGCTGGCAGCCCTGATGCAGAACGGCTTCGCAGCCGGCCAGGCGGGTCTGCTGAAAGCCGGCGAGCAGCAACAGCGCTGGGCTCAGGACGGATCTGGTCTGGTGGCGGCCGCAGCGGCGGAACCACAACTCGTACAATGGACCTCCGGCGGAAAGCTCCAGAGCTACGCTCATgtcaaccagcagcagcagcagcaacaacagccgcaTCAGAGCACACCCAAGTCCAA AAAACACCGTCAGGAGCATGCGGCTGAATTGATCTACGCAAGCCCCTCCACATCGGCCAATGCGGCCCAAAATCTGGCCCAATCCACACCCACCTCAGcgcccagcaacagcagtggcGGCAGCACCAGCTCctccggcggaggaggcggccgGAAGAAGGCCGCTCAAGCGGCTgcagccgccgctgccgcgAATGGAGTGCACATCCAGAAGCGTTACGCCTGTACGCACTGTCCATACTCGACGGACCGGCGGGATCTGTACACCCGGCATGAGAACATCCATAAGGACGAGAAGCCCTTCCAGTGCTATGCCTGCCTCAAGCAGTTCAACCGAGCCGATCATGTCAAGAAGCACTTCCTGCGCATGCACCGTGAGCTGCAGTACGACATTAACAAGACCCGGCGACATGTCTCCGCGGGCAGTGGCTCCTCGGGCAGCGGGTCCTCTGGAAGCGGTTCTCATCACTCCGGCGGCCGTGGAAATGTGACCATTAACTCGGCGGGCGTTAACATAGACAATGCCTTCTTGGAGGCCCAACGACATCCCACCTCGAGCAGTATGAGCATTGTGGAGACCATCGAGGCAGTGGCCTCGGCAACTGACATGCCGCTGGCCCAGCTTAAGCAGGAGAAAATGGACGATGGCGCCGGTGTGGTATTGCCCCTTCACGTGGGTGTTATGCAGCAGCCGGTGGCCAGCTCGAGTTCCGGCAGCAGTGGCAGTCATGGCGGCAATGGAAACGGTGGCAGCGGCTCCGGCCTGCTGAAACCAAAGCGCGAGAAGCGCTTCACCTGCTGCTACTGCCCGTGGTCTGGAGCGGACAAGTGGGGTCTCAAGCGGCACCTCAATACGCATACAAAGCCCTTCGTTTGCCTGCTCTGCGATTACAAGGCGGCGCGTTCCGAGCGCCTGGCCACCCATGTGCTGAAGGTGCACAACAAGCGGGCCTGCAGCAAGTGCTCTTACTTGGCGGACACGCAGGAGGAGTACCAGGCTCACATGAGCGATGTGCA CTTTTGA